In the Enterococcus rotai genome, ATCATTCACAACGATCGCCCCTGCAGCAACAACTGCACCTTCACCTACTCGAATGCCTTCCAAGATAACCGCATTTGCGCCGATCAAGACATTATCTTCGATTACAACCGGCTCTGCACTTGGTGGTTCGATAACACCCGCTAGCACAGTTCCTGCACCGATATGACAATTTTTGCCAACTGTTGCACGTCCACCTAAAATGGCGCCCATATCGATCATTGTCCCAGCGCCAATCACAGCACCGATATTGATTACTGCCCCCATCATGATTACCGCATTATCGCCAATCTCAACTTGATCTCTAATTGTTGCACCTGGTTCAATACGGGCATTGACTTCTTTGATATCCAACATTGGAATCGCAGAATTTCTTGAATCATTCTCGATGACATAATCAAGAATGTATTCTTGATTATCCTCTAAAAACTTTTTGATGATGTTCCATTCGCCAAATAAAGTTCCCGTTTTACAATTAGTAAAAGCTTGTATTTCGTCTGGAAAAGAGACTTCCTTCAATTTACCTTTTAAAGTAACTTTAACTGGTGTTTTTTTCTCAGCATTCCCGATATAGTTAATAATTTCATATGCGTCCATCAAATAACTCCCTTCAAATTACGTAGCTAATTCAGTATTAAAAATACTCTGCTACATTTAGATGTTTAGCTTATCAGAAAACTGAAAAAAAGTGAACAAAAATTAAATCACTTTCATTTCTCTAGACTCTTCATCTGATTTTGGTAAAATGATGTTTTTACGTTCTAACTCGTGAGCCATATGATTGATTGCTTTTAACAATTCTTTGCGTGTAATGATCCCTTTGAAACATTGATTGTTATCAACAACTGGAAGAAAAGCCGCATCTACTAATAAGTGAAGGACATCTTCTAGCTCCCATTGTTCACCGATCACTGGTACATTAACTTCCATGACATCTGCTACAGTAAAATCTTTTAATTTATCAAAATCAACAGATGTAATATCAAACATTTTATCCACTACATCAGATAAACTGATCAACCCTACAAAGCGATCACCTTTATCCAATACAGGGATTTTTGAATACTTTACTTGAGATAAAACTAATAACGCATGACTCAACGGATTTAAACACATCACATTTGCGACATTTTCCGCAGGGATCAAAAAAGTTTCTTGTTTTTCTAATAGTAATTCTTTTACAGCAGTTCCAATCATTTGGAGTGCCTCCATTTCATTTTCTTTGCCACAACTATCATTGTACAGAAAACGGATGCAAATGTCTTGAAATTCAAACTTTTTTCATAACTCTTAAAAAAAATTAACATTTGACCTTAGTTTCTTCATACTTGATTTTTGGCGAAACTAAATAAAGTGTTTGGGACGAAAGTCGTTTCTCTTTTTTATTAAATACGATAATCTCGAATAAACGGTGGAACAGAATAAGCCAGCATTCACAATAATTTGAAAAACGATTTTCGTGAATGCTGGCTTATTTCTCAACCTAAACGCTTCTTTACTTTTATTATTTCTTATTAAAAACAAAATGCAGTTCCTTAAATGGTTGGTGATCTCGTCCATAATATTGAACGATAAAGCGATCTGTCGTGCTTTCAATGATCGCATATGATTTTAGTTGAATAGCTCCTCTGGGTTGGCTAATACTTCCTGGATTCAAATACAGAACATTGGTCCGAACCTCACAACCAATTTCATGAGTATGACCAAATAATACAATAGTCGCTTTGACTTGTTCCGCTTTTAAAGCAAGAGTAGTCAAGCCAGAACGCACATTAGCCAGATGACCGTGTGTCATAAAAATCGTATCTTCACCTATTTTTTCTACGATAGTCTCAGGAAACTCAGAGGTATAATCACAATTCCCTCTCACGACGATAAAATCATTCCATAATACATCGTCAGCTTCCAATTCAGAATCACCACAATGAAACAGCTTATCTACTTTTCCACGATAAGTCGCGGCTAAATCAACCAATACGTCTCGATCACCATGATTATCACTTACCACTAAATACTTCATGCACACCCTCCTAGTTTTTCAACCAATTTTCCCATTGATCTTTTAGTTTCGCTACTGCTAACCCTCTATGGCTGATTTCATTTTTGCGCTCATCCGAAAGTTCCGCTGCTGTTTTTTGCTCTTCAGGTACGAAAAATAATGGATCATAGCCGAATCCATGATCACCACGCGGAATCGTACCGATTTCGCCTGCCCAATCACCTTCTACGACTAAGCTCTCTTTGTCTGGGGCTGCAAACACGAGCGTGCAATGGAATGTCGCTGTCCGTTTTTCCTTAGGTACTCCAGTTAATTCATGTAGTAATTTAGCGTTGTTTGCAGCATTATTCGTTGGTTCGCCAGCAAAGCGGGCTGAAAATATTCCTGGCATGCCATCTAACGCATCGACAATCAAACCTGAATCGTCAGCTAAAACAGGTTGTTTTAAAATAGCAGCAATTGTTTCTGCTTTTAAACGGGCGTTTTCTTCAAACGTTCTCCCTGTCTCCTCAACATCGGGTAATTCTGGATAATCTAATAGCGTTTTTACTTGATAGCCTTTTTCAGCGAAAAGTTTCGTGAACTCTTTGGCTTTTCCAGGATTTCTTGTTGCAATCACGATCGTTTTATCTTCTATTGGAAAACTCATTTCACTTGCTTGATACATTAACGCTTCTTTTTGGTAGGCAATCAAATGTTCAATCCCGGTTTTGCCATAGAATAATAACGAGTTTAGTTCATCCCCTGAAAAAGTCGCTTCTTCCCCTGTACCTTGGAGTTCAACAAAATTACCCGATTCAGTCATAACCAAGTTCATATCTACAGCGGCTGTTGAGTCTTCTGTATAGTCCAAATCAAGAACACATTGACCATCATTTAAAATCCCAGCACTAACAGCTGCTAAGTACTCTTTGATTGGATCTTCTTGTAAGTCGCCATTTTTCAGCATTTTAGCTACTGCGATTTTCATAGCAACAAATGCGCCTGTAATACTTGCGGTTCGCGTGCCACCATCCGCTTGGACAACGTCACAGTCTACGATAATACTTCTTTCACCCAATTTTTTTAAATCGATCACTGCACGTAATGAACGACCGATCAAACGTTGAATTTCCATTGTTCTACCTGTTAATTTTCCTTTGGCACTTTCCCGGATATTTCTTGTATTTGTCGCTCTTGGAAGCATACTATACTCTGCGGTCACCCAACCGGTCCCTTCGCCTCTTAAAAATGGTGGAACCTTTTCTTCCACAGTCGCAGAACAAATTACTTTGGTATCCCCAAAAGAAATCACGACAGATCCTTCTGGATGTTTGTAAACATTTGTCTCAATGGTGATTTTTCTTAATTCTTTCGCCTGTCTTCCATCATGTCTGATCATCATTCATTTCTCCTCATTTCTCAATAGGTAAGCGAACTTGCTCAACAGTTATCGTTTCTAAGTTTAACCAATCATCAGCAATCGCTTTAAACATTTTCGCTGATCCAGTCGTATAAAATTCATTCGCTTCATTTGCATAGTTTGGCGTATTCGCTATATCAAAATAATCTAATAACATACTGACTTCGCTTACCGTTTCAGCCCCTGAATCAATCAATTTTACGTGACTTCCCATAACATTTTGGATTAAAGGGCGTAATAATGGATAATGCGTACAGCCTAAAATCAATGTATCTAATTTTTTCAATTGTAGTGGATTTAACGTTTCTGATACAACTTTTTTCGCTACAGAAGAGTGAAACTCATTACTTTCAACGATTGGAACAAATTTTGGACAGGCCAAACTTGAAACAAATGTATTCGGCGCTTTACTCTTTAATGCTGTTTCATAGGCAAGGCTTTTGATGGTTCCAGCAGTTCCAATCACACCCACACGATTATTTTTTGTTGCTTTTAAGGCAGCTCTTGTTCCAGGTAAAATCACGCCTACAACTGGGATATCCAATTGAGCTTTAATTTCTTCTAAGGCAACTGCAGTCGCTGTATTACACGCAATCACTAACATTTTAATGTTCTTCTCTAAAAGAAAATTGGTCATTTCCCAAGTAAATTGCACGACTTGCTCAGCCGGCCTAGGACCATACGGACAGCGTGCTGTATCACCAAGATAAATCAAACGCTCATTCGGAAGTTGCCTCATTGCTTCTTTTACTACCGTAAGTCCACCGACTCCGGAATCTATAAATCCTATTGCTTCATGATTATTCAAGTCAATCAACCTTTACAGTATTTTTTCAACACTCTTATTTTCTACTTTTTGGTGTTTTTTTTCAAGTTTTATTATCGTTTCTTCTATTATATCATTCTTTCTCTAATAATTTTTTATTTGATTATTCGTGTTGAAATTGTTCTTCTTTTTCAGCATTTCAAAAAAAACTGGTAATCTCATTTTTCATATGTTATAATTTCTAACATTAACAAACAGATAGATTTATGATGAAATCATTAGATATAAAAGAAAACTGTTTTTATAAAAAGAAAATAGGATAGTGCATTTTTTTCTCAATAAAACCTATTCTACATACACTATTCATTATTAAGTATTTCTTATCATTTTCTCAGTTTAACTTTTTAACGTTCTTTTTTTCATTTTTATCCAATCTATTCAATCCCTGATAAATCAACAATCATTATAAATGATGTGATAATTTTATACATAAAGGAGAATGGCTATGATTTCGTTGGAACATGTAAATAAGTATTTTGGGGACCATCATGTATTGAAAGATGTTTCTTTAACGGTCAACGAAGGAGAAAAAATTGTCATCATCGGACCTTCTGGCTCCGGTAAAAGCACTCTGATCCGTTGTATCAATCGTTTAGAAAAAGTTACCGACGGACACATATTAGTCGATGGCATCGATATCACAGAACCTAAAGCTCCCGTTCAAAAGGTTCGTCAAAAAGTAGCAATGGTTTTTCAAAGTTTTAACCTCTATGCACACAAAACAATTATTCAAAATCTTACATTAGCACCCATAAAAGTCAAAGGTGTCAGTAAAGAAGAAGCAACTAAAACAGGAATGGAATACTTAGAAAGAGTCGGTTTAGCAGATAAAGCAAATGCCTATCCTGCCCAGCTTTCTGGTGGGCAACAACAGCGTGTCGCGATTGCCAGAGCCTTAAATATGCATCCGGAAATCATCTTGTTTGATGAACCAACCTCAGCTCTTGACCCAGAAATGATCCAAGAAGTTTTAGATGTAATGGTTGACTTGTCTAAACAAAATATTACGATGATTTGCGTCACTCATGAAATGGGTTTCGCTCGTCAAGTCGCTGATAAAGTGATTTTTATGGATGATGGGCAAATCATCGAAACAGGAACACCAGAACATTTCTTTACTAGCACTGAAAACGAACGTGCTAAAGAGTTCTTAAGTAAAATCATTCATAATTAATACAATAAAATAGACCTAAGGAGGAATTTCAAATGAAAAAAACAAAAAAAATATTCGGTGCATTGTCCCTTGCATTATTACTCGGCTTGATTGTCGGTTGTGGTAGTGGCGAAGATAAAAATTCGACTGATTCTGGTAACAAAGGAACGACTGATCTTCAAAAAATCAAAGATGCTGGTGTAATTAAAGTCGGTGTCAAAGAAGATGTTCCGAACTTTGGTTATATGAATCCTGATACGAATAAAAATGAAGGTATGGAGCCAGATATCGCGCGCTTGATTGCAAAAGAATTAACTGGTAGTGAAGAGAATGTTGAGTTTGTTGGTGTGACTGCAAAAACTCGGGGCCCGTTATTAGATAATGGCGAACTGGATATGGTGATCGCAACGTTTACCATCACCGATGAACGGAAAGAAACCTATAATTTCACAACGCCATATTATAAAGACGAAGTTGGTTTCTTGGTTAGAAAAGCAGACAAATTTACCGACACTGCTAGTTTAGATGGTAAAACAATTGGTGTCGTTCAATCCGCAACGACCAAAGAAGCCATTGAAAAGCAGGCAAAGGAATTAGGTGTAACATTCAAATATCAAGAACTAGGCTCATATCCTGAACTAAAAACAGCCTTAACATCTAAAAGAATCGATGCTTTTTCAGTAGATAAATCAATTTTAACTGGTTATGTAGATGATAGTACAGAAATTCTGAAAGACGGTTTCTCACCACAAGAATACGGAATCGCTACGAAGAAAGCAAATACGGAATTAAACGATCAGTTAAATAAATCCATTGAAAAATGGGAAAAAGACGGTACTTTGGAAAAAATCTACAAAACGTGGAATCTGGACTAATTTTTCCCGATTCTATACAATTTCGTTAGAATTTGGGAGGAAATCAAATGTTCATTATAGCGAATTCAGGGCCATTTGCGCTTTATCGTTGGGAAGCTTTACTTAAAGACTGGAGACTTTTTGGCGATGCTTTCCTTTATACCATTTTACTTGCGGTCGGATCATTGATCGTGGCGATGTTATTAGGGATATTTTTTGGGAGCCTCTCTGCGATGCACAACAAATTATTGAATCTAATCAGCCGAATTTATGTTGAATTTTTCCAGAACACCCCATTGTTGATTCAATTTATCGTTGTTTATTATGGTTTCCCATTGATTAGCCCAATGCTAACTTTTTCGACAACAACGATTGCGATCATCTGTGTGGGGCTTTACCATGGTGCCTATATCTCAGAAGTTGTTCGTTCTGGGATCGGTGCTGTACCTAAAGGGCAATTTGAAGCAGCTTATTCGCAAGGTTTTTCTTATGGAAAAACAATGCGCTATGTTGTACTGCCTCAAGCTTGGCGGATTATGCTACCGCCGCTTACAAATCAAATCGTAAATTTAATCAAAAACACCTCAACCGTTGCGATTATTTCGGGTGCAGATGTGATGTTTACAGCAAATAGTTGGTCTTCGATCAACCTAAACTATATTCCAGCTTTTGCGCTAGCAGGGTTCCTTTACTTTATCCTGTGCTTCCCGTTAGCTAAATTGGCTCGGAAATTAGAAGAAAATAATAAGAAAGCTTATACCAGATAGGAGGTCGCAAATATGTCTTTTTCAGAACAAATGAGTCAACTTCTCACCGGCAATAACTTGCGCTTTTTATTCGATGGGTTGAAGCTTACTCTTTACATTTCTTTTGTATCAATTGTTTTAAGTACGATTTTCGGTACTATTTTAGCTGTTTTAAGAAATCAAAAAAAAGGTCCTTTAAAGTTTCTAGCTAGTTTATATATCGAAATCGTTCGTAATATACCTAATTTACTATGGATCTATGTTATTTTCTTAATTTTTAAAATTAAGTCTACTCCTGCTGGAATTGTTAGCTTTACTGTTTTTACAACCGCAGCTTTAGCTGAAATTATCCGTGGTGGTTTAAATGGTGTTGACAAAGGACAAAAAGAAGCCGCTCGTTCTCAAGGATTTAGTAATTTTCAAATTCTTATATATATCGTTTTACCTCAAGCCATTCGCAATGTATTGCCCGCAATCGTTTCTCAATTTGTGACGGTAATTAAGGATACTAGTTTTTTATATTCCGTTATTGCGCTACAAGAGCTCTTCGGGAAATCTTATATATTAATGGGTCGCTATGCTCAAACAAGTCAAGTTTTTGCAATTTATGGCCTTGTCGCCTTGATGTATTTTGTCATTAATTTTTCGATTTCTCAGTTTTCAAGATGGTTATCTAGAAATTGGGCTTAATCGACTAAAAAAAGTTCCGCAAAACTATTTTTAGTTTTGCGGAACTTTTTTCTTTTAGCGAATCGTTACAGCAAATTGCTCCACTAACGCTTTTTCTACTTTTTCCATTGATTGATTGATCTCTTCATCAACCAAAGTTGCTTCAGCATTTACAAACGTCAAGCTATAAGCCATTGATTTTTTCCCTTCAGCGATATTCTCCCCTTGGTAAACATCAAATAAGTGAACGGATTGCAAGAATTTTCCAGCATTTCTGGAAATAGTTCCTACTAATTCTTGGCTTGTTACTGATTCGTCGACCAGTAAAGCAATATCCCGTGAAACTGCTGGGAATTTTGAGATTTGTTGATACACTAATGCGTCATTTTCTTCTGCGATGATTGCTTGAAGATTTAATTCAGCGGCATATGTTTCTGGAATCTCGTATTCTTTTGCTACAGTTGGATGAACTTGCCCGATGAATCCAATGACCGTATCATTCAATTTTACCAAAGCCGTTCTTCCTGGATGTAGATCTTGATTTTCTTTTGTGGCTTCGTAAGAGATTTTATTTAAAATCCCGACAGAGTCAAATAATTCTTCAAGCATCCCTTTCACTGTGTAAAAATCAACAGGCGTTTCCTTTGTTTGCCAATCTTTCACTTTACTATTCCCAGATAAGACAATCCCTAGATGGTTCTCTTCATATGGCAATTCTTTTTTAGGATCGTTGTCTTGATAGAAAACTCGTCCAACCTCATAAAGTGCGATATTGTTGTTTTTACGGGCAACATTGTAGGCTACGTCATCTAATAATCCTGAAATCAAGTTCATTCTTAAGACAGAACGTTCTTCACTCATCGGCCACTGTAGACTTGTTGTTTGGCTTTCTCTCATCATAAATTGACGAGATTTTTCCTCAGTTGTCAAAGCATAGCTAATTGCCTCACTGGCCCCGCATCCTTCAAGTAAACTCTTAATCTTACGAACTAATAGTTGTCCACTCGTTAAGCTCCCTGCCACCGTCTCACCTTTTGGCAATGTGGAAGGTAAGTTATCATACCCATAAATCCGTGCCACTTCTTCGATCAAATCAGCTTCGATCTTAATATCCCAGCGTCTAGGTGGAACTGTCACAGTATATTTTTCTTGATCAAGTACATAGTCAAAACCTAATGTGTCAAAAATTTCACTGACCGTTGTTTGATCCATTTTAGTTCCTAGATATTCATTGATTCGTGAAATCGTCACACTTACAATAACCTCTTCAAGTGTTACTTCTGAGCCAATCGCTTTACCTGAAACAACTGTTCCTCCAGCTAATTTAGCGATCATCGCAGCAGCCACATCCCCAGCTTCACCAATCGTTGCATGATTGATCCCTTTTTCAAATCGGCTAGAAGACTCACTCCGCAAATTGAACTCTTTTGATGTTCTACGAACGGATAGTGAATTAAACAAAGCTGACTCCAAAGCTACAGTTGTTGTTTCATCAGTAATTTCTGAGTTGGCTCCACCCATAACTCCAGCCAAAGCAACAGGAACTTGCCCATTTGTAATGACGATATTTTCCTCTGATACTTTGCGTGTTTCTCCATCTAACGTGACGATTTCTTCGCCTGTTTTACCACGTCTTACTAAAATAGCTTTACTTGCTAGTTTATCATAATCAAACGCATGTAACGGTTGTCCGAATAATAAAAGAATATAGTTTGTGATATCAACTACATTATTGATTGGGCGAATCCCCTCATTCATTAAACGTGTTTGCAGCCATAATGGGCTTTCAGCGATTTTTACATCTTTGATGACTCTGATTTGGTAGGCTGGTGTATCTTCTTTGTCGGTCGCTTCCACAGAAATGTAATCTGCAGCTGTTTCACTTGTATCCTCTTTTAAGGGCTCATCATTAAACTTGGGTGTTTGACGGTAAATAGCCCCAACTTCATACGCAACACCACGCATACTCAATGCATCTGCACGATTTGGCGTGATCGATAATTCGATAATATGATCATCCATATCTAAGTATGAAAAGACATCATCGCCATTAACAGCATCTTCCGGCATATAATAGATTCCATCTGAATAAGCTTTAGGAATTACATTATCTGAATACCCTAATTCTTGTAAAGAACAAATCATGCCGTTCGAAACTTCTCCACGCATTTTACCTTTTTTGATTTTTTGATTCCCTGTTATTCGAGATCCAGGTAACGCTACGATTACTTTGATCCCTTCTTTCACATTAGGTGCACCGCATACAATTTGCGATAATTCTTCTTCACCGATATCCACTTGACAAATCGATAAATGATCTGAATTAGGATGAGGAACACATTCTTTGACCTCACCAACGACGATTTTTTTCAAACCATCTTCTGGAACTTCAACGCCTTCAACTTCGATCCCTGTCAAAGACATTTGATCAGATAATTCTTTTGCTGAGATTTTTGATAGATCTAAATATTCACTTAACCATTTATAAGAAACTAACATCGTCGACTACTCCTTTACCTTGAACTGATTTAAGAAACGTAAATCATTTTGATAGAAATTACGAATATCGTTAACGCCATAACGCAACATTGCAACACGATCTGGCCCTAAACCGAAAGCAAAACCAGTATATTCTTTTGGATCAATACCTGACATCGATAAAACATCTGGATGAACCATGCCGGCACCTAAAATTTCGATCCAGCCAGTTTGTTTACAGACATTACAGCCTGCACCACCACATTTGAAGCAACTAACATCCACTTCAACGGAAGGCTCAGTAAACGGAAAATAACTTGGGCGCAGACGAATCTTACGATCTTCACCAAACATTTTTTTCATCACAACTTCTAATGTGCCTTTTAGATCACCCATTGTAATATTTTTATCAATAACTAGCCCTTCGATTTGATGGAATTGGTGGCTATGTGTTGCATCATCTGTATCTCTACGGAAAACTTTCCCTGGAGAAATCATGCGAAGTGCACCTTTTGAAAAATCATGTTTTTCCATCGTTCTTGCTTGTACAGGAGAAGTATGGGTGCGAATCAAGATATCATCTGAGATGTAAAAAGTGTCTTGCATATCACGTGCTGGGTGATCTTTTGGTAAATTCATCCGCTCAAAATTGTAATGATCAGACTCAACTTCATAGCCTTCTACAACTTGATAACCCATTCCTACAAAAATATCTTCGATTTCTTCCATCACTTGGGATAATACATGACGAGTGCCATGTGTCATCTGTTTACCTGGTAATGTTACATCGATTGTTTCCTGTTCTAAGGCTGCATTCAACGCCTCTGTCTCTAAAACTTCCTTGCGAGTTTCAACAGCTTCAGTCAATAAATCTCGGATTTCATTGGCAAAGCTCCCCACTACTGGACGTTCTTCTGCTGATAAATCTTTCATTCCCCTCAAGACTTCTGTGATGGGTCCTTTTTTACCTAGTGTTTCCACTCTGATTTGGTTTAAGGCTTTAAGATCCGCTACATTTTGAATATTCGTCAATGTTTCATCTCTTAAAGCTTCTAATTGCGCTTTTAATGTCATTTTTCTAATCCTTTCTTTTCTATAATAATTGAACCAAGTACATTAATTGTAGGTACTTGATAAAATAAAAACGATAGCCCGCTCCTATCTAAAGGAACGAGCTATCGTGTTACCATCCTACTTCATGACAAAAAATCATGCACTCAATTCTTATAACGGCTTTCACCGGTCTGAACACTTGGAACAAACAAACTCCGGAAGTGAACTTCATTTTTCGATTACGTAACTTGTTTTCAGTCTAAGACAAGTTTTCCCTTTTCGTATCAGCCAAATTACTCTTTTCCATCAACGCTTTTTGCTATTCAATTGATTACAGTTTACAAGAAATTAGGTCTTAGGTCAACTGCATTCTTCAGCAGTGACCCATTTTTCTGCCCAATGTTGGATTTGTTCCATTGCTTGTTGTAAGTCCTTGCCTTTGATTGAGAGGAAATATTCAAGACGGCTACTCTCGTCACAGCGAACTGCTTTTGAGATGATCCCTTCACCTTCTAATTCTTTCAAGCGTTCGACTAATACGCGATCGCTTAGTTCAGGGATTTTTTGTCTTAACTCACCAAATCGTTGAGGACCATTTTCCAACAAGACATCAATAATCAAACCATTCCATTTCTTCCCTAAAATCGCAAAAGCCTTTTCAAACTTAGGACATAGTGAAAATTCGGTTGTTTTTACTTGCTCCATTTTCCTCACCTCGTGAACTGAGTATAG is a window encoding:
- the pheS gene encoding phenylalanine--tRNA ligase subunit alpha, which translates into the protein MTLKAQLEALRDETLTNIQNVADLKALNQIRVETLGKKGPITEVLRGMKDLSAEERPVVGSFANEIRDLLTEAVETRKEVLETEALNAALEQETIDVTLPGKQMTHGTRHVLSQVMEEIEDIFVGMGYQVVEGYEVESDHYNFERMNLPKDHPARDMQDTFYISDDILIRTHTSPVQARTMEKHDFSKGALRMISPGKVFRRDTDDATHSHQFHQIEGLVIDKNITMGDLKGTLEVVMKKMFGEDRKIRLRPSYFPFTEPSVEVDVSCFKCGGAGCNVCKQTGWIEILGAGMVHPDVLSMSGIDPKEYTGFAFGLGPDRVAMLRYGVNDIRNFYQNDLRFLNQFKVKE
- a CDS encoding winged helix-turn-helix transcriptional regulator — its product is MEQVKTTEFSLCPKFEKAFAILGKKWNGLIIDVLLENGPQRFGELRQKIPELSDRVLVERLKELEGEGIISKAVRCDESSRLEYFLSIKGKDLQQAMEQIQHWAEKWVTAEECS